GGTCACCCCCCCGATGAGCGGGTCATGGCGGCTCACGATCACAGCGCCATCGACGGCGTTGGCCAGGTCGGTCAGCCGGACGGGAGGTGGGGTAGGCGGCATCAGTGACCGCGCCCGTGGCCCCCGCCCCCGGCCGGGGGCGCCGGCCGCGGAAGCGTGCTCGGCTGAGCTGGCGGCGGCCCCCCTTCGTAGCGGATGACCTGGATGAGGCCGCCGGGCTGGCTCGATCCGTTCATGGTGTGGTGGAGCTCGTGGCAGTGGAACAGCCATGCGCCAGGGTTGTTCGCGACGAAGGCGATGTCATAGGTCTCCCCAGGCGCCACGTTCACGGTGTTCATCGGCTGGGGGTTCTTCAGCGGTTCGCCGTCCTTGGCCAGGACCGCGAAGTCGTGCCCGTGCAGGTGCATGGGATGGATGAGGTTCGACACGTTGGCGATTCGCACCCGCACGACCTCGCCC
Above is a window of Candidatus Rokuibacteriota bacterium DNA encoding:
- a CDS encoding multicopper oxidase domain-containing protein produces the protein GEVVRVRIANVSNLIHPMHLHGHDFAVLAKDGEPLKNPQPMNTVNVAPGETYDIAFVANNPGAWLFHCHELHHTMNGSSQPGGLIQVIRYEGGPPPAQPSTLPRPAPPAGGGGHGRGH